The following is a genomic window from Mycolicibacterium sp. TY81.
CCAGCGAGGCGTCCAGCGCAGCCAGAACGTCTCGCGGTGGCGCCGCCAGCAGGCACATGTCCGCCGGCATTCCCACCGTCAGCTCCCGAGGCACGTCCGGCTGCGCGGGTGCGCCGAGGAACATCCCCAATGCCGTTGCGGCATCGATGCTTTCATCCGCCCCCAGCACGGCGCCCGACGGCGTCCTGCGGTGAACCGCGGCGCGCATCGCCGCCCAGGGATCGGCGTCCCCGAACGGCATATCGGTCGACAGCGCGACGGGTATCCGCGCGCCACACAGCGACGCCACCCGCCACAGCTGGCCATGCTCGTCCGCGGGTACGTCGGTGAGGTACTGCGCGCCGCGCTCGGCGATGAAGTTCGGCTGGGTCACCACCAGCACGCCGAGGCCACGCAGGTCGGCCAGGCAGTCATCGGGAATGACGGCGCCGTGCTCGATGCGATCCCCCGCCCGGGAACCCGCCTGCCGCAGCGCGGCAATCGCGACGACCAGCTGCGCGGCCGTAACACAGTGCAGTGCAACGATTCCGCCCTGACGGTGCCGTGCCGTGATCCAGCCGGCCAGCGCCTCGAGGTCCAGATCGTCGTCGTGCAGAATGCGTTTGGCGGGTGCCAGGACTTCGACGCGCTGGCGCAGTTCGCCATGCCGGCGGGCCTCGGCGAAGTCCATCACATCCTCAGCGGTGAGGTCGGGGGTCGCGTCGGTGACACCGGTGACACCGAATGCCGAGAGGCGCCTGCTGATCTCGCCGAGTCCGGCGTCGCTGCGCTGCAACGCATGCGTCCAGCCCGGGTCCGCGCTGCGCAGCCGGCCGTCGGGGTGGTCGGGCAGGCCGACAGCCGTCAGACCCGCGGAGTTCAGGGTCCACAGCACCCCGCTGCGGTGCTGGACACGCACAGGCACGTTCGGTGAAAGCTCGTCGAGCACAGCGCGGTCCAGCGGACCCGCGACAACCTCGTGATAGCCGACGGCGCGAATCCAGCCGTCCGCGCCGACGGCGGCCTGCCCCAAGACCGCACGCAGCGCGTCACGGCTGCGTACCTCCCCCGGACCGACCCGCACCGACGTCAACGCCGCTGCCGCCGAACGCAAGTGGACGTGATGGTCGTGTAGTCCGGGGATGACGGTGCCACCGGCCGCGTCGAGAACGTCCTCCCCGGTGATCGGCTCGAGGTTGTCGGCAATGGCCTCGATGCGCCGGCCCAGCCGAATATCGACGGTCCGACCGTCGAGCAGCGTAGCTCGTTGAATCAGCATGCCCGGCAAGCCCTTTCCTGCACGATGCCCCGCACCCGCGCGTTGTCGGTGCCCAGCTCGCCGGCCCGCGACGACAGCGCGGGCGCCACCGGTTCGGCCACCGGACCTACGCTCGCACCGCTCGTCAGTGGTAGCGCGGCGTATTCCGCCGCCACTGCTGCCAGGGCGATCTCGACGACTTCACCACCGCCGCGCCGCAGCGACCCCGCCACCGCCAGTGTGGCGTGCATCCCCGTCAGTGGATCGGCGATCGCGTCACCGCAGAACACCGGTCCGCTGCCCGCCGGGTCGGAGCCGACGAGGCCCCCGGAAACCGCGGCATCATCGCCGAATCCGACCCAGTGACCCTGCTCCCCCTCAGTGCCGTGACCGGTGATCCGCAGCCACACCCGGCCGTCCCGCGCCGGAACATCGTCCGGGCCCAGGCCTCGGCGGGTCAGCGCATCGGGACGAGACGACTCGATCACCACGTCGGCGACGGACAACAACTGCCGCAGCTCGTCGGGCTGGCCGAAATCGACGGCATAACAGAGCTTTCCGGCGTTCATCCAGTCGAAGAATCGTCGTTCCCCCTGCCGGGTGCCGTCCGGCCGCGACGGGCTCTCGACCTTGATCACTGTCGCGCCGGCGCGACACAGCAGCTGTCCACAGAGCGGGCCGGCCCACATCGAGGACAGGTCGACCACCAGCAGCCGGCCGTAGTCCCGGAACGGCTTTCGGTTGCCGTGTCGCCGGACCACCGGGGCGGCGGCGGTCGTCTCCCCCAGCACGCCGACAGGAAGACCGAGCAGACGCGCACGCTCCGCGACATCGGCGACCCGGCGGCGACCGGCCCACTCGATGATGGCCGGCCACGGGTGATCGCCGGGCACGTCGGATTCGAGAAGCGCCGGTACCGCGGCGACATCATCGGGCCGGGCCAGCGTCAGGGCGAACCAACCGTCGCGACCCGCGATCAGCCGCGTGGCGCCGCCGGCGCTGATCCGGCCCTGCCGGTGCAGCCCCGCCAGCGCGGCCCGCCCCGCGAGAAGCTCCGCCGCATCGATCTCGATACCAAGTCTGCCGGACAACTCGGATGCGACCGTCCGCGCCCGAGCCAGCACCGCCGCGCGACTGACGTCCGGTGGCCCGCCCGGCATACCCGTCAGCGCGGCCAGCCCACTGGCCGACCAGTCCCGCGCCGCCTCGTCACTCACGCGCTGACCGCATCGACCAAGCCCCAGTCCTGCGCCGTCACCGCATCGATCGTCGCCCGGGACAGCACCAAATACGCTGTGCGCCAGCGGCCGATCCGCCGCGTGATGCTCACCGTCCCTCCGGCTCCGGGGATCAGACCCAACGCCAGCTCCGGCAGGCCGAGGGTGGCGTCGGGGTGACAGGTCACCTGCCCGCAGAACGCGGCCATCTCCAGCCCGCTGCCCAGCACCTGGCCGTGCACGACGGCCCGGCACGCCGGGCCCAAGCGCGCGGTGATCTCGTCGAGCACCAGGGCCGGGCTGAAGCGCGTGCGGGCCAGGTGCGCAGACGCCGGGTCGTCGAATGTCCCGAATTCGGCGAGGTCTCCGCCGCTACAGAAGGAGGGACCGTTGCCGGTGAGCACCAGACCCGTCACCGAGGGGTCCAAGCGCGCGACCTCCAGCGCCTCCAGCAGTGCCGCCCGCGCGTCGGTGGAAAACGCATTGTGCCGCTGGGGGCGGTT
Proteins encoded in this region:
- a CDS encoding amidohydrolase family protein, which gives rise to MLIQRATLLDGRTVDIRLGRRIEAIADNLEPITGEDVLDAAGGTVIPGLHDHHVHLRSAAAALTSVRVGPGEVRSRDALRAVLGQAAVGADGWIRAVGYHEVVAGPLDRAVLDELSPNVPVRVQHRSGVLWTLNSAGLTAVGLPDHPDGRLRSADPGWTHALQRSDAGLGEISRRLSAFGVTGVTDATPDLTAEDVMDFAEARRHGELRQRVEVLAPAKRILHDDDLDLEALAGWITARHRQGGIVALHCVTAAQLVVAIAALRQAGSRAGDRIEHGAVIPDDCLADLRGLGVLVVTQPNFIAERGAQYLTDVPADEHGQLWRVASLCGARIPVALSTDMPFGDADPWAAMRAAVHRRTPSGAVLGADESIDAATALGMFLGAPAQPDVPRELTVGMPADMCLLAAPPRDVLAALDASLVAATVYDGAVVYQAG
- a CDS encoding CoA transferase, which produces MSDEAARDWSASGLAALTGMPGGPPDVSRAAVLARARTVASELSGRLGIEIDAAELLAGRAALAGLHRQGRISAGGATRLIAGRDGWFALTLARPDDVAAVPALLESDVPGDHPWPAIIEWAGRRRVADVAERARLLGLPVGVLGETTAAAPVVRRHGNRKPFRDYGRLLVVDLSSMWAGPLCGQLLCRAGATVIKVESPSRPDGTRQGERRFFDWMNAGKLCYAVDFGQPDELRQLLSVADVVIESSRPDALTRRGLGPDDVPARDGRVWLRITGHGTEGEQGHWVGFGDDAAVSGGLVGSDPAGSGPVFCGDAIADPLTGMHATLAVAGSLRRGGGEVVEIALAAVAAEYAALPLTSGASVGPVAEPVAPALSSRAGELGTDNARVRGIVQERACRAC
- a CDS encoding enoyl-CoA hydratase/isomerase family protein, coding for MPDELRVIDLAEDPGAAGLVIGVGDPAGDDAEFWLQQATFTLVDRPCADRRTVQVPDVDAALGQIAERVATWPQTAAVCDDVLRAFDPAAPTFAGVITESLAYSTLQSGREFARWLAERGPKTVPLLPDPVVSHRDGDTLHVAFNRPQRHNAFSTDARAALLEALEVARLDPSVTGLVLTGNGPSFCSGGDLAEFGTFDDPASAHLARTRFSPALVLDEITARLGPACRAVVHGQVLGSGLEMAAFCGQVTCHPDATLGLPELALGLIPGAGGTVSITRRIGRWRTAYLVLSRATIDAVTAQDWGLVDAVSA